In Helicobacter pylori, a single genomic region encodes these proteins:
- the rplT gene encoding 50S ribosomal protein L20: protein MRVKTGVVRRRRHKKVLKLARGFYSGRRKHFRKAKEQLERSMYYAFRDRKQKKREFRSLWVVRINAACRMHNTSYSRFMHALKVANIELDRKVLADMAMNDMQAFKSVLESVKEHL, encoded by the coding sequence ATGAGAGTTAAAACAGGCGTTGTGCGCAGAAGACGCCATAAAAAAGTCTTAAAACTCGCTAGAGGGTTTTATAGTGGCAGAAGAAAGCATTTTAGAAAGGCTAAAGAACAGCTTGAAAGAAGCATGTATTACGCCTTTAGGGATCGCAAACAAAAGAAAAGAGAGTTCAGGAGTTTGTGGGTGGTAAGGATCAATGCGGCTTGCAGAATGCACAATACAAGTTATTCGCGCTTCATGCATGCCCTAAAAGTGGCTAACATTGAGTTAGACCGCAAGGTTTTAGCAGACATGGCGATGAACGACATGCAAGCCTTTAAGAGCGTGTTAGAGAGCGTGAAAGAGCATCTTTAA
- a CDS encoding DUF1104 domain-containing protein — translation MKKLAVSLLFTGTFLGLFLNASDFKSMDNKQLLEQAGKVAPSEVPEFRAEVNKRLAAMKEEERKSYKADFKRAMDKNLASLSQEDRNKRKKEILEVIANKKKTMTMKEYREEGLDLHDCACEGPFHDHEKKGKKGKKPSHHKH, via the coding sequence ATGAAAAAATTAGCGGTTTCTTTATTATTTACAGGGACTTTTTTGGGGCTTTTTTTGAATGCGAGTGATTTTAAGAGCATGGATAATAAGCAACTATTAGAGCAAGCAGGGAAAGTCGCTCCTAGCGAAGTCCCGGAGTTTCGTGCGGAAGTCAATAAACGATTAGCAGCGATGAAAGAAGAAGAGCGTAAAAGTTATAAAGCGGATTTTAAAAGAGCGATGGATAAGAATTTAGCTTCTTTAAGCCAAGAAGATCGCAACAAGCGTAAAAAAGAAATTCTTGAAGTGATTGCTAACAAAAAGAAAACAATGACCATGAAAGAATATCGTGAAGAGGGGTTAGATTTGCATGATTGTGCATGCGAAGGCCCTTTTCACGATCATGAAAAAAAGGGAAAAAAAGGGAAAAAACCAAGCCATCATAAGCATTAG
- the rpmI gene encoding 50S ribosomal protein L35, whose translation MPKMKTNRGASKRFKVKKNLIKRGSAFKSHILTKKSPKRKANLNAPKHVHHTNVHSVMSLLCRA comes from the coding sequence ATGCCAAAAATGAAGACTAATCGCGGCGCGTCTAAGCGTTTCAAAGTTAAAAAGAACTTGATTAAGCGTGGCAGCGCTTTTAAAAGCCATATTTTGACTAAAAAAAGCCCTAAGCGTAAAGCCAATTTAAACGCGCCAAAACATGTGCATCACACTAATGTGCATTCTGTCATGTCGTTGCTTTGCAGGGCTTAG
- the infC gene encoding translation initiation factor IF-3 codes for MSRNEVLLNGDINFKEVRCVGDNGEVYGIISSKEAFNIAQNLGLDLVLISASTKPPVCKVMDYNKFRYQNEKKIKEAKKKQKQIEIKEIKLSTQIAQNDINYKVKHAREFIEANKHVKFKVVLKGRESQNSKAGLDVLLRVQTMMQDLANPEKEPKTEGRFVSWMFVPKTKEAPKNEKKTKENNPPFNRINLMKGENHAKNED; via the coding sequence TTGAGTAGAAACGAAGTGTTGTTAAACGGAGACATTAATTTTAAAGAAGTGCGTTGCGTGGGTGATAATGGCGAAGTGTATGGGATTATTTCCTCTAAAGAAGCGTTCAATATCGCTCAAAATTTAGGTTTGGATTTGGTTTTGATTTCAGCGAGCACGAAACCTCCTGTGTGTAAGGTGATGGATTATAATAAATTCCGCTACCAAAATGAAAAGAAAATCAAGGAAGCCAAAAAAAAGCAAAAGCAAATTGAAATCAAAGAGATCAAGCTTTCCACTCAAATCGCGCAAAACGATATTAACTACAAAGTCAAGCATGCGAGAGAATTTATTGAAGCCAATAAGCATGTCAAATTCAAAGTGGTTTTAAAGGGTAGGGAGAGCCAAAACTCAAAAGCCGGGCTTGATGTGCTTTTGAGGGTCCAAACGATGATGCAAGATTTAGCCAACCCTGAAAAAGAGCCAAAAACCGAGGGGCGTTTTGTTTCGTGGATGTTTGTGCCTAAGACTAAAGAAGCCCCCAAAAACGAAAAGAAAACCAAAGAAAATAACCCGCCTTTTAATCGTATTAACCTTATGAAAGGAGAAAATCATGCCAAAAATGAAGACTAA
- a CDS encoding outer membrane protein — protein sequence MKKSVIVGAISLAMTSLLSAETPKQEKAIKTSPTKKGERNAAFIGIDYQLGMLSTTAQNCSHGNCNGNQSGAYGSNTPNMPTASNPTGGLTHGALGTRGYKGLSNQQYAINGFGFVVGYKHFFKKAPQFGMRYYGFFDFASSYYKYYTYNDYGMRDARKGSQSFMFGYGAGTDVLFNPAIFNRENLHFGFFLGVAIGGTSWGPTNYYFKDLAEEYRGSFHPSNFQVLVNGGIRLGTKHQGFEIGLKIQTIRNNYYTASADNVPEGVTYKFTFHRPYAFYWRYIVSF from the coding sequence ATGAAGAAATCTGTTATAGTAGGTGCTATCTCTCTAGCAATGACAAGCTTGTTGTCAGCAGAGACCCCTAAGCAAGAAAAAGCTATTAAGACTAGCCCTACCAAAAAAGGTGAAAGAAATGCTGCTTTTATAGGGATTGATTACCAATTAGGTATGCTCAGCACTACCGCTCAAAATTGTTCCCATGGGAATTGTAATGGTAATCAAAGTGGGGCTTATGGCTCTAATACGCCTAACATGCCCACAGCGTCAAACCCCACAGGAGGGCTTACCCATGGCGCTCTAGGGACTCGTGGGTATAAGGGCTTAAGCAACCAACAATACGCTATCAATGGTTTTGGGTTTGTTGTAGGGTATAAGCATTTTTTTAAGAAAGCCCCGCAATTTGGAATGCGTTATTACGGATTCTTTGATTTTGCAAGCTCTTATTATAAGTATTACACTTATAATGATTATGGCATGAGAGACGCTCGCAAGGGTTCTCAAAGTTTCATGTTTGGCTATGGGGCTGGCACAGATGTGTTGTTTAACCCGGCTATTTTCAATCGTGAGAACTTGCATTTTGGGTTTTTCTTGGGCGTTGCGATTGGTGGCACCTCTTGGGGTCCAACAAACTATTATTTTAAGGACTTAGCTGAAGAGTATAGAGGGAGTTTCCACCCATCAAATTTCCAGGTCTTAGTGAATGGCGGAATCCGCTTAGGCACTAAACACCAAGGTTTTGAAATTGGCTTGAAAATCCAAACCATTCGCAACAATTATTATACCGCTAGTGCGGATAATGTTCCTGAAGGGGTTACTTATAAATTCACCTTTCACCGCCCCTATGCCTTTTATTGGCGTTACATTGTAAGCTTTTAA